The following proteins are co-located in the Roseovarius arcticus genome:
- the leuS gene encoding leucine--tRNA ligase, which yields MSRYSAAEIEANWQKAWDEAGIFRAEPDPSRPKYYVLEMFPYPSGRIHMGHVRNYTMGDVIARHKLATGHNVLHPMGWDAFGMPAENAAMASGGHPKDWTYQNIADMRAQMKPLGLSIDWSREFATCDPEYYGQQQALFLDMLEAGLVYRKNAVVNWDPVDMTVLANEQVENGKGWRSGAEVERRELTQWFFAISDMAEELLEALDTLDNWPAKVRLMQENWIGKSRGLQFAFGLNDGPENFDRIEVYTTRPDTLLGASFVAVSPDHPLAKHLEKDNADLAAFSAECRKGGTTEEAMEKAEKRGYDTGLTVRHPFDTSWELPVYVANFVLMEYGTGAIFGCPAHDQRDFDFATKYGLPIIPAFLPAEDADPALTEAFVPPKTEPVHYVSSFVGDTWQTGAEAIDATIDFCEANGVGQGVTKFRLRDWGLSRQRYWGCPIPVVHCDACGVVPEKKENLPICLPDDVTFDIPGNPLDRHPTWRHTSCPACGADARRETDTMDTFVDSSWYYVRFTAPRADTPTDLAAADYWMNVDQYIGGVEHAILHLLYSRFFARAMKLTGHLPASAVEPFNALFTQGMVTHEIYQTKDTAGRPVYHLPEDVTDGRLADGTEVEIVPSAKMSKSKKNVVDPIGIIDAYGADTARWFVLSDSPPERDVEWTAAGAEAAHKHLARVWRIASEIAEGAVDAAPDADDALLREMHKAIHDVSTGVESFGFNAAIARLYAFTGVLAKSEAGTQAKREAARTLAQLMSPMTPHLAEELWQMLGGEGLIATAPWPVADPSMMKDDTVTLPVQINGKRRTEIQVPQDMPKDEVEAIALATEAVQRALDGGQPKKVIVVPGRIVNVVV from the coding sequence ATGTCCCGTTATTCTGCCGCCGAGATTGAAGCCAACTGGCAAAAGGCCTGGGACGAGGCCGGAATCTTCCGCGCCGAACCCGATCCCTCGCGGCCAAAATATTACGTGCTAGAGATGTTCCCCTATCCGTCGGGGCGCATCCACATGGGCCATGTGCGCAACTACACGATGGGCGATGTAATCGCGCGGCACAAGCTGGCGACAGGGCACAACGTGCTGCATCCCATGGGCTGGGATGCGTTCGGGATGCCCGCCGAGAATGCCGCAATGGCGTCGGGCGGCCACCCCAAGGATTGGACGTACCAGAACATCGCCGACATGCGCGCCCAGATGAAGCCGCTGGGCCTGAGCATCGACTGGAGCCGGGAGTTCGCCACCTGCGATCCAGAATATTACGGCCAGCAGCAGGCGCTGTTCCTCGATATGCTGGAGGCCGGGTTGGTCTACCGCAAAAACGCGGTGGTAAACTGGGACCCCGTCGACATGACGGTGCTCGCCAATGAGCAGGTTGAAAATGGTAAGGGCTGGCGCTCGGGCGCGGAGGTCGAGCGGCGCGAACTGACGCAGTGGTTCTTTGCGATCTCGGACATGGCCGAAGAGCTGCTAGAGGCGCTGGATACGCTGGACAACTGGCCCGCCAAGGTGCGCCTGATGCAGGAAAACTGGATCGGCAAGTCGCGCGGGCTTCAGTTTGCGTTTGGCCTGAATGACGGCCCCGAGAATTTCGACCGGATCGAGGTGTACACCACCCGCCCTGATACGCTGCTTGGCGCCAGTTTTGTCGCGGTTTCGCCCGATCACCCTCTGGCGAAACACCTAGAGAAAGATAACGCAGATCTGGCTGCGTTCTCGGCCGAATGCCGCAAGGGCGGCACCACCGAGGAGGCGATGGAGAAGGCCGAAAAACGCGGCTACGACACTGGGCTGACCGTGCGCCACCCGTTCGACACTTCGTGGGAATTGCCGGTCTATGTCGCCAATTTCGTACTGATGGAATACGGCACCGGCGCGATCTTTGGCTGCCCGGCGCATGACCAGCGCGACTTTGACTTTGCCACCAAATACGGCCTGCCGATTATCCCGGCGTTTTTGCCCGCCGAGGATGCGGACCCAGCGCTGACCGAGGCCTTCGTCCCGCCCAAGACCGAACCGGTGCATTACGTCAGCAGCTTTGTCGGCGATACATGGCAGACAGGCGCAGAGGCCATTGATGCGACCATCGATTTTTGCGAGGCGAATGGCGTAGGCCAAGGCGTGACCAAGTTTCGCTTGCGCGACTGGGGGCTAAGCCGCCAGCGCTATTGGGGTTGCCCGATTCCGGTTGTGCATTGCGACGCTTGCGGTGTGGTGCCGGAAAAGAAGGAAAACCTGCCTATCTGCCTGCCGGATGACGTGACATTCGATATTCCCGGCAACCCGCTGGACCGCCACCCGACGTGGCGGCACACGTCCTGCCCCGCCTGCGGCGCCGATGCCCGGCGCGAGACGGACACGATGGACACGTTTGTCGATAGCTCCTGGTATTACGTACGCTTTACCGCGCCGCGCGCGGACACGCCTACCGATCTGGCGGCTGCGGACTATTGGATGAACGTCGACCAGTATATCGGCGGCGTCGAACACGCGATTTTGCATCTGCTCTACAGTCGCTTTTTCGCACGCGCGATGAAGCTGACGGGCCATCTGCCCGCCTCAGCGGTGGAGCCGTTCAACGCGCTGTTCACCCAAGGGATGGTCACGCACGAAATTTACCAGACCAAAGACACGGCGGGCCGGCCAGTTTATCACCTGCCCGAGGATGTGACAGACGGCAGGCTGGCGGACGGCACGGAGGTTGAAATCGTCCCCTCGGCCAAGATGTCGAAATCCAAGAAGAACGTGGTCGACCCCATCGGCATCATCGACGCCTACGGCGCAGATACCGCGCGCTGGTTTGTCCTGTCTGATAGCCCGCCCGAGCGGGATGTGGAGTGGACCGCAGCAGGTGCTGAAGCCGCGCATAAACACCTCGCAAGGGTCTGGCGCATCGCATCTGAGATCGCGGAAGGCGCCGTGGATGCAGCACCGGATGCCGATGATGCCCTTTTGCGCGAGATGCATAAGGCGATCCATGATGTCAGCACCGGGGTCGAATCGTTTGGCTTTAACGCGGCTATTGCAAGGCTCTATGCCTTTACCGGCGTTCTGGCCAAAAGTGAGGCAGGGACGCAGGCCAAGCGCGAAGCGGCGCGCACTCTGGCGCAGCTGATGTCACCCATGACGCCCCATCTGGCAGAGGAGCTGTGGCAGATGCTGGGCGGCGAGGGCCTGATCGCCACGGCGCCGTGGCCTGTGGCGGACCCTTCGATGATGAAGGACGACACCGTCACGCTGCCCGTCCAGATCAACGGCAAGCGGCGCACCGAAATTCAGGTGCCGCAGGATATGCCCAAAGATGAGGTTGAGGCGATTGCGCTGGCGACCGAGGCCGTCCAGCGAGCGCTGGATGGCGGGCAGCCGAAAAAGGTCATCGTCGTGCCGGGGCGCATCGTCAATGTCGTGGTTTGA
- a CDS encoding glycosyltransferase, with protein sequence MKILFIHQNFPGQYKHLAPALAAMGHDCTALTLKVDAPTTWKGVRVLPYTLPKRSAQVVHPWLVDLDTKVTRGEACWRAAKQMADQGYAPDLILAHPGWGESMFLRDLWPKARMAIYCELYHEAGYPHLNFDPEFMAREPEIQPLRIRMKNLSNHLHFPHAEAGISPTAFQADTFPPEFRDRITVCHDGIDTAWSVPDPDVTLHLKGHPKFTREMEIITFINRNLEPYRGYHVFMRALPDLLRARPNARVLIIGGDEVSYGAAPPKGQTWKQIFRDEVADQITPEEWQRVHFIDRIPHDQLTRVLQISRVHVYLTYPFVLSWSLMEAMSCGAAIVASDTAPVREVITDGQTGRLIDFFDRDALVREVSDLLDDADARARLGAAARQLMIDKYDLQTICLPKQIAWVEDVAKLPLAL encoded by the coding sequence ATGAAAATCCTATTTATCCATCAGAATTTCCCCGGCCAGTACAAGCATCTGGCCCCGGCGCTGGCCGCGATGGGCCACGACTGCACTGCCCTGACGCTCAAGGTCGACGCGCCCACCACGTGGAAGGGCGTGCGCGTGCTGCCCTATACGCTGCCGAAACGCAGCGCGCAGGTGGTGCATCCTTGGCTGGTGGATCTGGACACGAAGGTCACGCGCGGCGAGGCGTGCTGGCGTGCGGCCAAGCAGATGGCCGATCAAGGCTATGCACCCGATCTGATCCTGGCCCATCCCGGATGGGGCGAATCGATGTTCCTGCGCGATTTATGGCCTAAGGCGCGCATGGCGATCTATTGCGAGCTTTATCACGAGGCGGGCTATCCGCACCTTAACTTTGACCCAGAATTCATGGCACGCGAGCCCGAGATTCAGCCGCTGCGCATCCGGATGAAGAACCTCAGCAACCATCTGCACTTCCCGCATGCAGAGGCCGGCATCAGCCCGACCGCATTTCAGGCCGATACCTTTCCGCCCGAGTTTCGGGATCGCATCACGGTGTGCCACGACGGAATAGATACCGCATGGTCCGTGCCTGACCCTGATGTCACGCTGCACCTAAAGGGGCATCCAAAATTCACCCGCGAGATGGAGATAATTACATTCATCAATCGCAATCTTGAGCCTTATCGCGGCTATCACGTATTCATGCGGGCGCTGCCCGATTTGCTACGCGCCCGTCCAAATGCGCGCGTGCTGATCATCGGCGGGGACGAGGTCAGCTATGGTGCCGCGCCGCCCAAGGGCCAAACGTGGAAACAGATATTCCGCGACGAGGTAGCGGACCAAATCACCCCCGAGGAGTGGCAGCGCGTGCATTTCATCGACCGCATTCCGCATGATCAGCTTACCCGCGTCCTGCAAATCAGCCGGGTGCATGTGTACCTGACCTACCCCTTCGTCCTTAGCTGGTCGCTGATGGAGGCGATGTCATGCGGCGCGGCCATCGTCGCCAGCGATACGGCCCCCGTTCGCGAAGTGATCACGGATGGACAGACAGGGCGACTGATCGACTTTTTCGACCGCGACGCGCTGGTGCGCGAGGTGTCAGATTTGCTTGATGACGCGGATGCGCGCGCGCGTCTGGGTGCAGCGGCACGGCAGCTGATGATCGACAAGTATGATCTGCAGACGATCTGCCTGCCAAAGCAAATTGCGTGGGTGGAAGATGTGGCAAAGCTGCCGCTGGCCTTATGA
- a CDS encoding DUF3576 domain-containing protein translates to MMLLSVKRAGCALAALVFLGACGDEPAKFDPNAVVVEGGKEAKGPARVTSGTSILDIFKSKDAGVKVNRFLWTASLQVLDFLPIQSADPFTGVISTGYGTPPGGGRAYRATILISDPALDARSLNVSLSTQRGPVDAGTRRAVEDAILSRARQLRIQAGKY, encoded by the coding sequence ATGATGCTTCTTTCGGTAAAACGCGCTGGCTGCGCCCTTGCGGCGCTGGTGTTTCTTGGGGCTTGTGGTGACGAGCCTGCCAAATTCGACCCCAACGCGGTCGTGGTTGAGGGCGGCAAGGAAGCTAAAGGCCCCGCGCGAGTGACTTCAGGCACCAGCATTCTTGATATATTCAAGAGCAAGGATGCGGGCGTCAAGGTGAACCGGTTCCTTTGGACCGCTTCGCTGCAGGTGCTCGATTTTCTGCCCATCCAATCGGCCGACCCTTTTACCGGCGTGATTTCTACCGGCTACGGCACACCGCCGGGCGGTGGGCGCGCGTATCGCGCAACGATCTTGATCAGCGACCCGGCGCTTGACGCTCGCTCGCTGAATGTGTCGCTGTCCACGCAGCGCGGCCCGGTCGATGCAGGCACACGCCGCGCAGTTGAGGATGCGATCCTGTCGCGTGCGCGGCAGTTGCGGATTCAAGCCGGAAAATACTAA
- a CDS encoding YggS family pyridoxal phosphate-dependent enzyme, with amino-acid sequence MPLSDIIARIDAATSAAGRSPGSVQLIAVSKMQPNARVDAVLQEGHRAFGENRVQEAAGKWPDFRKTFEGIELHLIGPLQSNKVRQAFELFQTIHSVDRPKLAKAIARIADEVGHCPDLFLQVNTGEEDQKAGVAPKEADAFIAECRALELPVQGLMCIPPADEEPSLHFALLAKIAKRNELGGLSMGMSGDFESAIAQGATHIRVGSAIFGDRNDS; translated from the coding sequence ATGCCCCTGTCCGATATTATTGCCCGTATTGACGCCGCCACCTCTGCCGCCGGGCGCAGCCCAGGCAGTGTACAGCTGATCGCAGTGTCCAAGATGCAACCCAATGCGCGGGTGGACGCTGTCCTGCAAGAGGGTCACCGTGCCTTTGGCGAGAATCGCGTACAGGAGGCGGCAGGGAAATGGCCCGACTTTCGCAAGACGTTTGAGGGCATTGAGTTGCACCTGATCGGGCCGCTGCAATCGAATAAGGTGCGCCAGGCGTTTGAGCTGTTTCAGACCATCCATTCGGTCGACAGGCCTAAGCTGGCAAAGGCAATCGCGCGTATCGCGGACGAGGTTGGGCACTGCCCGGATCTATTCCTACAGGTCAATACTGGCGAAGAGGATCAAAAGGCCGGCGTGGCCCCAAAGGAGGCGGATGCGTTTATCGCAGAGTGCCGCGCGCTGGAATTGCCGGTCCAAGGATTGATGTGCATTCCCCCGGCAGATGAGGAGCCGAGTTTACACTTCGCCCTGCTTGCCAAAATTGCCAAGCGAAACGAATTGGGCGGATTATCAATGGGTATGAGCGGTGATTTCGAAAGCGCAATTGCCCAAGGCGCTACGCACATCCGCGTCGGCAGCGCCATTTTTGGCGATCGCAATGACAGCTAG
- a CDS encoding H-NS family nucleoid-associated regulatory protein — MAKFDLKSLSVQELKSLQNKVEREMAGRDKRLRKDALSAVKDKAKQLGYSLDDLVGTKKGASTSASTTSKAKPKAKTKTRAPAAPKYRNNQDPSQTWSGRGRPPSWIKDAQNNGVDIETMRIKN, encoded by the coding sequence ATGGCAAAATTTGATCTGAAGTCTCTTAGTGTGCAGGAACTCAAATCCCTGCAGAATAAAGTCGAGCGCGAAATGGCGGGGCGTGACAAGCGACTGCGCAAGGACGCTCTCAGTGCGGTGAAGGATAAGGCCAAACAGCTGGGATACTCGCTGGATGATCTGGTCGGCACAAAAAAAGGTGCGTCGACATCGGCTAGCACCACCTCCAAGGCAAAGCCAAAGGCCAAGACCAAAACGCGTGCACCTGCAGCGCCTAAGTACCGCAACAACCAAGATCCATCGCAGACGTGGAGTGGCCGAGGCCGCCCGCCAAGCTGGATCAAGGATGCTCAGAATAACGGCGTCGACATTGAAACGATGCGGATCAAGAATTGA
- a CDS encoding L,D-transpeptidase family protein has protein sequence MSVHDLVLTPTGLRYGGRLYPCSIGRGGITAAKREGDGATPAGSHRVVMTLYRPDRIAAPAPWARPILPGDLWSDASNAPEYNQWVRAPYAPSHEALRRSDPLYDLILVTDWNWLDATPGAGSCIFIHQWRRPGYPTEGCVALKRNHLHHLAGKIMPETRLIVRKA, from the coding sequence ATGAGCGTGCATGATCTGGTCCTGACCCCCACCGGCCTGCGCTATGGCGGGCGCCTCTATCCTTGCAGCATCGGGCGCGGCGGCATTACTGCGGCCAAGCGTGAGGGCGATGGCGCCACACCCGCCGGCAGCCACCGGGTCGTCATGACCCTCTATCGCCCTGACCGTATCGCTGCGCCCGCGCCGTGGGCGCGGCCGATCCTTCCGGGTGATCTTTGGTCAGATGCCTCAAACGCACCGGAATATAACCAATGGGTACGCGCGCCCTATGCGCCCAGTCACGAGGCGCTACGCCGGTCAGATCCACTTTATGATCTAATTTTGGTCACGGATTGGAATTGGCTTGATGCGACGCCGGGCGCCGGATCATGTATCTTTATTCATCAATGGCGCCGACCTGGTTACCCGACCGAAGGTTGCGTGGCCTTGAAACGAAATCATTTGCACCATTTAGCAGGCAAGATTATGCCGGAAACGCGACTAATTGTGCGAAAGGCATAA
- a CDS encoding NAD(P)/FAD-dependent oxidoreductase has translation MADVTVRGAGVFGLAIAWACLLRGASVQVIDPAGPGAGASGGIVGALAPHVPENWNDKKAFQLDSLLMAEDFWRGVAEASGQSPGYARTGRLQPLPEGGAELAVARGQGADTLWQGRAAWRVASAGDFAHPPVTANGQMVHDTLTARVHPAQACAALAAAITARGGTITATGGDVGRVLWATGAADLAALNAAHHRQVGTAIKGQAALLDFAMPDQPQIFAGGVHVVPHEDGTTAVGSTTEREFGDLGTDAQLDDVIAAARAALPALKDAQVIRRWAGLRPRVRSRAPMLGVHPLHPCQFIANGGFKIGFGMAPKVGDVMARLLLEGEDSIPDGFRPEVSM, from the coding sequence ATGGCCGATGTAACGGTGCGCGGGGCGGGGGTATTCGGTTTGGCTATAGCTTGGGCGTGCCTGCTGCGCGGGGCATCCGTGCAGGTCATCGACCCGGCCGGGCCGGGCGCGGGCGCCTCGGGTGGCATAGTCGGCGCTCTGGCGCCGCATGTTCCCGAAAACTGGAACGACAAGAAAGCGTTTCAGCTAGATAGCCTGCTGATGGCCGAGGATTTTTGGCGCGGCGTGGCAGAGGCATCTGGGCAATCGCCGGGCTATGCGCGTACCGGACGCTTGCAGCCCCTGCCAGAAGGCGGCGCTGAGCTTGCTGTTGCGCGCGGGCAGGGCGCGGATACATTGTGGCAAGGGCGCGCGGCGTGGCGCGTTGCATCCGCAGGCGATTTTGCGCATCCACCGGTGACCGCGAACGGCCAAATGGTCCACGATACGCTGACTGCGCGCGTGCACCCGGCGCAGGCCTGCGCGGCACTGGCGGCTGCGATCACTGCCCGCGGCGGCACGATCACGGCGACAGGCGGGGACGTGGGCCGTGTCCTCTGGGCCACGGGGGCTGCAGACCTTGCCGCGCTGAACGCTGCGCATCACCGGCAGGTAGGTACGGCAATCAAGGGGCAGGCAGCCCTCTTAGATTTTGCCATGCCGGACCAGCCGCAGATTTTCGCAGGCGGTGTGCATGTCGTGCCGCATGAGGATGGCACCACCGCCGTCGGATCAACGACGGAGCGGGAGTTCGGCGACCTTGGCACAGATGCACAGTTGGACGATGTGATCGCAGCCGCCCGCGCTGCACTACCAGCCCTGAAGGATGCGCAGGTGATCCGGCGCTGGGCCGGACTGCGCCCTCGTGTCCGCAGCCGCGCGCCGATGCTGGGCGTGCATCCGCTGCATCCGTGCCAGTTCATCGCTAATGGTGGGTTCAAGATCGGCTTTGGCATGGCGCCCAAGGTGGGCGATGTCATGGCGCGCCTGTTGCTTGAGGGAGAGGATTCCATTCCCGATGGTTTCCGCCCCGAAGTGTCAATGTAA
- the mnmD gene encoding tRNA (5-methylaminomethyl-2-thiouridine)(34)-methyltransferase MnmD: protein MQDQRAELDWHAGDVPVSRRFIDPYFSLHDGLAETRHVFLDGNNLPARFVDGFAVSELGFGTGLNMLATAEAWAAYGAAGTLQLTSFEAYPMGADDMARALAVFPQLGPRAARLIDGWRAGQTQIDLGDGARLEVILGDARCTLPAWTGRADAWFLDGFSPARNPELWGPDLIAAVAVHTAPGGTAATYSAAGHVRRALADAGFDVTRAPGHARKRHMTRARMPK, encoded by the coding sequence ATGCAGGACCAGCGCGCAGAGCTGGATTGGCACGCGGGCGATGTGCCCGTCTCGCGCCGCTTCATTGACCCTTACTTTAGCCTGCATGATGGCCTTGCCGAGACGCGTCACGTCTTTCTGGATGGCAACAACCTGCCCGCACGGTTCGTGGACGGATTTGCCGTGTCCGAGCTAGGATTTGGTACTGGCCTGAACATGCTGGCAACAGCCGAGGCGTGGGCAGCGTACGGCGCCGCTGGCACGCTGCAGCTGACCTCGTTCGAGGCGTATCCAATGGGCGCCGATGATATGGCGCGCGCGCTAGCGGTATTCCCGCAGCTAGGCCCCCGCGCCGCGCGCCTGATTGACGGCTGGCGCGCCGGGCAAACGCAAATTGATTTGGGCGACGGCGCGCGGCTGGAGGTGATCCTCGGCGACGCGCGCTGCACGTTGCCAGCATGGACAGGCCGGGCGGATGCATGGTTCCTCGACGGATTCTCGCCCGCTCGCAATCCCGAACTGTGGGGGCCGGATCTGATCGCCGCCGTTGCCGTGCATACCGCGCCGGGCGGGACCGCCGCGACCTACAGCGCAGCGGGCCACGTGCGCAGGGCGCTGGCAGATGCAGGCTTTGACGTCACACGTGCCCCCGGCCACGCCCGCAAGAGACACATGACACGCGCAAGGATGCCGAAATGA
- a CDS encoding DMT family transporter, whose amino-acid sequence MIEQNTKLGIWLMLATTLVFAVQDGLSRYLAGEYNVYMVIMIRFWFFGLFVVVISARKAGGLRAAARTSQPLLQGFRALLLVAEICVLVAAYIVLGLIESHAIFACYPLLIAALSGPVLGEHVGWRRWTAIGIGFIGVLIILQPGIAVFEPAAIIPLIGAFMFALYGLLTRYAARRDTAATSFFWTGIVGALGMTLVGVWFWQPMTGSDWTLMSVLCLTGVLGHFTLIKCYEVAEASAVQPFAYLQLVFISIIGVTVFGETIRTNVAIGVVIVVGAGLFTLWRQRKTA is encoded by the coding sequence ATGATCGAACAAAACACCAAACTCGGCATCTGGCTGATGTTGGCAACCACGCTGGTCTTTGCTGTGCAGGATGGTCTGTCGCGCTATCTGGCGGGCGAGTACAACGTCTATATGGTCATCATGATCCGGTTCTGGTTCTTCGGGCTGTTCGTGGTGGTCATATCAGCGCGCAAAGCGGGCGGGTTGCGGGCTGCCGCGCGCACCTCTCAGCCCCTGCTGCAAGGGTTTCGCGCGCTGCTTCTGGTTGCAGAAATATGCGTTCTGGTCGCGGCCTACATTGTACTGGGCTTGATCGAGTCGCACGCGATTTTTGCCTGTTATCCCCTGCTGATCGCTGCGCTTTCCGGCCCCGTTCTGGGCGAGCATGTCGGCTGGCGTCGCTGGACGGCAATTGGCATCGGCTTCATCGGTGTCCTTATCATCCTCCAACCCGGAATCGCCGTGTTCGAGCCTGCGGCGATCATACCGCTGATCGGTGCATTTATGTTCGCCCTATATGGCCTGTTGACGCGCTATGCCGCGCGGCGCGACACAGCGGCGACCAGTTTTTTCTGGACGGGTATCGTGGGTGCGCTGGGAATGACATTGGTCGGTGTTTGGTTCTGGCAACCGATGACGGGCAGTGACTGGACGTTGATGTCTGTTCTGTGCCTGACTGGCGTTTTGGGGCATTTCACGCTGATCAAATGCTATGAGGTCGCCGAGGCCAGTGCGGTGCAGCCCTTTGCCTATCTGCAGCTTGTGTTCATTTCGATCATCGGCGTCACGGTCTTTGGCGAGACGATCCGTACCAATGTCGCCATTGGCGTGGTTATCGTGGTCGGGGCGGGTCTGTTTACCCTCTGGAGGCAGCGCAAGACGGCGTGA
- a CDS encoding YgfZ/GcvT domain-containing protein, producing MRSIHQITGTAARDFLQGLVTNDVNKTSEGLVYAAMLTPQGKYLADFFLFERDGILHLDVASDIAASLVQRLNMYRLRADVQITETGLHVQQGTGRAPEGALSDPRHPALGWRLYGALQGDDGTDWDAIRVAHCIPETGIELTPDTFILEAGFERLNGVDFRKGCYVGQEVAARMKHKTELRKGLATVAIDGAAPVGTPITADGKPAGTLYTQSGNRGIAYLRLDRAEGAMQAGNATVTYPTD from the coding sequence ATGAGATCCATTCACCAGATCACCGGAACAGCCGCCCGCGATTTTCTGCAGGGCCTGGTCACCAATGACGTGAACAAGACGTCCGAAGGCCTCGTTTATGCGGCAATGTTGACGCCTCAGGGCAAATATCTGGCTGATTTTTTCCTGTTTGAGCGGGACGGCATCCTCCACTTGGATGTCGCATCAGACATTGCCGCGTCGCTGGTCCAGCGGTTGAACATGTACCGCCTGCGCGCCGATGTGCAGATCACCGAAACGGGCCTGCACGTTCAGCAGGGTACTGGCCGCGCGCCCGAAGGCGCGCTGAGCGACCCGCGCCACCCGGCGCTGGGCTGGCGCCTCTATGGCGCGCTGCAAGGCGATGACGGCACCGACTGGGACGCGATCCGCGTCGCGCATTGCATACCTGAGACGGGAATTGAACTGACGCCCGACACCTTCATCTTAGAGGCGGGGTTTGAGCGTTTGAACGGCGTCGATTTCCGAAAGGGCTGCTATGTCGGGCAGGAGGTCGCCGCCCGGATGAAACACAAGACGGAACTGCGCAAAGGCCTTGCCACCGTCGCCATAGACGGCGCCGCGCCGGTCGGAACGCCAATCACGGCGGATGGCAAACCTGCTGGCACGCTCTACACTCAGTCCGGCAATCGCGGCATTGCTTACTTGCGTCTTGACCGCGCCGAAGGGGCTATGCAGGCCGGAAATGCCACAGTTACCTACCCCACAGACTGA
- a CDS encoding TIGR04283 family arsenosugar biosynthesis glycosyltransferase: MRARLSVIVPTYNSAAELPTLLSGLMEGIEAGLIRELIVSDGGSTDATWQIADEVGALWCNGAASRGGQMRRGAGMAHGDWLLFLHADTGLPAGWTGAVLAQMADGRPGYFRLVFDVRGAAPRIVAGWANLRSRLFGLPYGDQGLLISRADYDAAGGFDNIPLMEDVAMARRLGPRLCMMPLAVQTGAARYLRDGWARRGARNLWLLTRYLTGADPEVLRSRY, encoded by the coding sequence ATGCGTGCAAGGCTGTCTGTAATCGTGCCGACATACAATTCCGCCGCCGAACTGCCGACATTGCTGAGCGGCCTCATGGAGGGGATTGAGGCCGGGCTGATCCGAGAGCTAATCGTGTCAGACGGGGGATCAACTGACGCCACCTGGCAGATTGCCGATGAGGTCGGCGCGCTTTGGTGCAATGGGGCTGCGTCACGCGGCGGGCAGATGCGGCGCGGCGCCGGGATGGCACACGGGGACTGGCTGCTGTTTTTACACGCCGATACCGGATTGCCTGCGGGCTGGACAGGGGCCGTTCTGGCACAAATGGCGGATGGCAGGCCTGGTTATTTTCGCCTCGTCTTCGACGTGCGCGGCGCCGCGCCGCGCATCGTAGCTGGCTGGGCGAATCTGCGCTCGCGGCTGTTTGGCCTACCATACGGCGATCAGGGCCTGCTGATCAGCCGGGCTGACTATGACGCAGCGGGCGGCTTTGACAACATTCCGCTGATGGAGGATGTGGCGATGGCACGCCGCCTGGGCCCGCGATTGTGCATGATGCCATTGGCTGTGCAGACAGGCGCGGCGCGGTATCTGCGCGATGGCTGGGCGCGGCGCGGCGCGCGCAACCTGTGGCTGCTGACGCGCTATTTGACCGGGGCCGATCCTGAGGTTCTGCGCAGCCGATACTAA
- a CDS encoding sarcosine oxidase subunit gamma, translated as MPDFTLTAAPPLAGYDRRFGDIHLIAPTDLAIVSIALPLGAEDAAKKAIKTAFGIALPEMGMSAVAKYKTSVIMRLGVDQAFVLFPSATPDAERQIAAKLKGAAYTTDQTDGWCALQISGPGALRALERICPVDLHPAAFAVNAIARTVMEHMGAIVARTGEDTYLLLSASSSAKSFLHAVEVSAQNAT; from the coding sequence GTGCCTGATTTCACCCTCACTGCCGCGCCGCCACTGGCAGGCTACGACCGCAGATTTGGCGATATCCATCTGATTGCGCCTACCGATCTCGCTATCGTGTCCATCGCCCTGCCGCTAGGGGCCGAAGATGCCGCCAAAAAGGCGATCAAAACCGCCTTTGGCATAGCGCTGCCCGAGATGGGCATGTCAGCCGTGGCCAAGTATAAGACGTCTGTGATTATGCGCCTTGGCGTCGATCAGGCGTTTGTTCTGTTCCCCAGCGCAACACCGGATGCGGAGCGGCAGATTGCGGCAAAGCTGAAGGGCGCGGCCTACACCACGGATCAGACAGACGGCTGGTGTGCCCTGCAAATATCCGGCCCCGGCGCGCTCCGCGCGCTAGAGCGGATTTGCCCGGTAGACCTGCATCCGGCTGCGTTTGCGGTTAATGCGATTGCGCGTACCGTGATGGAACATATGGGCGCCATCGTCGCGCGCACAGGCGAGGATACGTATCTGCTGCTATCGGCAAGCTCGTCCGCGAAGTCGTTCCTTCACGCGGTAGAAGTGTCGGCGCAGAACGCGACTTGA